The following coding sequences lie in one Hippopotamus amphibius kiboko isolate mHipAmp2 chromosome 7, mHipAmp2.hap2, whole genome shotgun sequence genomic window:
- the ELFN2 gene encoding protein phosphatase 1 regulatory subunit 29: MLRLGLCAAALLCVCRPGAVRADCWLIEGDKGYVWLAICSQNQPPYETIPQHINSTVHDLRLNENKLKAVLYSSLNRFGNLTDLNLTKNEISYIEDGAFLGQSSLQVLQLGYNKLSNLTEGMLRGMGRLQFLFVQHNLIEVVTPAAFSECPSLISIDLSSNRLSRLDGATFASLASLMVCELAGNPFNCECDLFGFLAWLVVFNNVTKNYDRLQCESPREFAGYPLLVPRPYHSLNAITVLQAKCRNGSLPARPASHPTPYSTDTQREPDENSGFNPDEILSVEPPASSTTDASAGPAIKLHHVTFTSATLVVIIPHPYSKMYVLVQYNNSYFSDVMTLKNKKEIVTLDKLRTHTEYTFCVTSLRNSRRFNHTCLTFTTRDPVPGDLAPSTSTTTHYIMTILGCLFGMVIVLGAVYYCLRKRRMQEEKQKSVKVKKTILEMRYGADVDAGSVVHAAQKLGEPPVLPVSRMSSIPSMIGEKLPTTSKGLEAGLDTPKVATKGNYIEVRTGTGGDGLARPEDDLPELENGQGSAAEISTIAKEVDKVNQIINNCIDALKLDSASFLGSGSGGGDPEMAFECQSLPAASTTSSTATPGGLERPSFLSPPYKESSHHPLQRQLSADAAVARKTCSVSSSGSIKSAKVFSLDVPDHPAATGLAKGDSKYIEKGSPLNSPLDRLPLVPASSSGSSGGGGVHHLEVKPAYPCSEHRHSFPALYYEEGTDSLSQRVSFLKPLTRTKRDSTYSQLSPRHYYSGYSSSPEYSSESTHKIWERFRPYKKHHREEVYMAAGHALRKKVQFAKDEDLHDILDYWKGVSAQQKL; encoded by the coding sequence ATGCTGCGCCTGGGGCTGTGCGCGGCCGCGCTGCTGTGCGTGTGCCGGCCGGGCGCCGTGCGCGCCGACTGCTGGCTCATCGAGGGCGACAAGGGGTACGTGTGGCTGGCCATCTGCAGCCAGAACCAGCCGCCCTACGAGACCATCCCGCAGCACATCAACAGCACCGTGCACGACCTGCGGCTCAACGAGAACAAGCTCAAGGCCGTGCTCTACTCCTCGCTCAACCGCTTCGGGAACCTCACGGACCTCAACCTCACCAAGAACGAGATCTCCTACATTGAGGACGGGGCCTTCCTGGGCCAGTCGAGCCTGCAGGTGCTGCAGCTGGGCTACAACAAGCTCAGCAACCTGACCGAGGGCATGCTGCGTGGCATGGGCCGCCTGCAGTTCCTCTTCGTGCAGCACAACCTCATCGAGGTGGTGACGCCCGCCGCCTTCTCCGAGTGCCCGAGCCTCATCAGCATCGACTTGTCCTCCAACCGCCTCAGCCGCCTCGACGGCGCCACCTTCGCCAGCCTGGCCAGCCTCATGGTGTGCGAGCTGGCCGGCAACCCCTTCAACTGCGAGTGCGACCTCTTCGGCTTCCTGGCCTGGCTCGTGGTCTTCAACAACGTCACCAAGAACTACGACCGCCTGCAGTGCGAGTCTCCGCGCGAGTTCGCCGGCTACCCGCTGCTGGTGCCCCGGCCCTACCACAGCCTCAACGCCATCACCGTGCTCCAGGCCAAGTGCCGCAACGGCTCCCTGCCCGCCCGGCCCGCCAGCCACCCCACGCCCTACTCCACCGACACCCAGAGGGAGCCCGACGAGAACTCGGGCTTCAACCCCGATGAGATCCTTTCGGTGGAGCCGCCGGCCTCGTCCACCACGGATGCGTCGGCGGGGCCGGCCATCAAGCTGCACCACGTCACCTTCACCTCGGCCACCCTGGTGGTCATCATCCCGCATCCCTACAGCAAGATGTACGTCCTGGTCCAGTACAACAACAGCTACTTCTCCGACGTCATGACGCTCAAGAACAAGAAGGAGATCGTGACGCTGGACAAGCTGCGGACGCACACCGAGTACACCTTCTGTGTGACCTCACTGCGCAACAGCCGGCGCTTCAACCACACCTGCCTGACCTTCACCACCAGGGACCCGGTCCCAGGCGACCTGGCGCCCagcacctccaccaccacccactACATCATGACCATCCTGGGCTGCCTCTTCGGCATGGTCATTGTGCTGGGAGCCGTCTACTACTGCCTGCGCAAACGGCGCATGCAGGAGGAGAAACAGAAGTCGGTCAAGGTCAAGAAAACCATCCTGGAGATGCGCTACGGGGCCGACGTGGATGCCGGCTCCGTTGTCCACGCCGCCCAGAAGCTGGGCGAGCCCCCTGTGCTGCCCGTGTCCCGAATGTCCTCCATCCCCTCCATGATTGGGGAGAAGCTGCCCACCACCTCCAAGGGGCTGGAAGCTGGGCTGGACACGCCCAAGGTGGCCACCAAGGGCAACTACATTGAGGTGCGCACGGGCACGGGAGGCGACGGCCTGGCCCGGCCCGAGGATGACCTCCCGGAGCTGGAGAATGGCCAGGGCTCGGCCGCTGAGATCTCCACCATCGCCAAGGAGGTGGACAAGGTCAACCAGATCATTAACAATTGCATCGATGCCCTCAAGTTGGACTCGGCCTCTTTCCTGGGGAGTGGCAGCGGTGGCGGGGACCCTGAGATGGCCTTCGAATGCCAGTCCCTCCCCGCGGCCTCCACCACCTCCTCGACTGCCACCCCCGGGGGGCTGGAGCGGCCCAGCTTCCTCTCACCCCCCTACAAGGAGAGCTCCCACCACCCGCTGCAGCGCCAGCTGAGCGCCGATGCCGCCGTGGCCCGCAAGACCTGCAGCGTCTCCTCCAGCGGCTCTATCAAGAGCGCCAAGGTCTTCAGCCTGGACGTGCCAGATCACCCGGCCGCCACGGGGCTGGCCAAGGGCGACTCCAAGTACATCGAGAAGGGCAGCCCCCTCAACAGCCCGCTGGACCGGCTCCCGCTGGTGCCCGCGAGCAGCAGCGGGAGCAGCGGCGGGGGTGGCGTCCACCACCTGGAGGTGAAGCCCGCCTACCCCTGCAGCGAGCACCGGCACAGCTTCCCGGCCCTGTACTACGAGGAGGGCACCGACAGCCTGAGCCAGCGCGTGTCCTTCCTCAAGCCGCTGACCCGCACCAAGCGGGACTCCACCTACTCGCAGCTCTCCCCCAGACACTACTACTCAGGTTACTCCTCCAGCCCTGAGTACTCGTCCGAGAGCACGCACAAGATCTGGGAGCGCTTCCGGCCCTACAAGAAGCACCACCGGGAGGAGGTGTACATGGCCGCCGGCCACGCCCTGCGCAAGAAGGTCCAGTTCGCCAAGGACGAGGACCTGCACGACATCCTCGATTACTGGAAGGGGGTCTCGGCCCAGCAGAAGCTGTGA